One genomic segment of Bacillus kexueae includes these proteins:
- the gerD gene encoding spore germination lipoprotein GerD — protein sequence MKSKSLLLLVTLSIIIASLLSGCAGEEKSGGQMDYEETKKMVVDILKTDDGKKAFQELLADEEIKQSIVMDEKVVKETVEQTLTSEKGIEFWQKVFEDPKFSEGFAKTLQTEHEKVIKGLMKDPEYQEMMIEILKDPKIEEEMLNVVKSQDFRKHLQSVITETLESPLFKAKMQETLTKVAEEMSKEEGGEKTSDTEETKKEGESGGGDTSKESEESSQ from the coding sequence ATGAAGAGCAAATCACTGCTCCTCCTAGTTACTCTTTCTATAATAATTGCCTCACTTCTATCTGGTTGTGCCGGAGAAGAAAAATCTGGAGGTCAGATGGATTATGAAGAGACAAAAAAAATGGTAGTGGATATACTTAAAACGGATGATGGAAAAAAAGCTTTTCAGGAACTATTAGCGGATGAAGAGATTAAGCAAAGTATTGTAATGGACGAAAAGGTTGTCAAGGAAACCGTTGAACAAACTTTGACTTCTGAAAAAGGCATCGAATTTTGGCAAAAAGTATTTGAAGACCCGAAATTTTCAGAGGGGTTTGCCAAAACATTGCAAACTGAGCATGAAAAAGTAATCAAAGGCCTAATGAAGGACCCAGAATATCAAGAGATGATGATTGAAATATTGAAAGACCCGAAAATCGAAGAAGAAATGTTAAATGTCGTGAAGAGCCAAGATTTCCGCAAACACCTACAATCTGTCATTACAGAAACATTAGAAAGTCCTTTGTTTAAAGCAAAAATGCAAGAAACTTTAACAAAAGTAGCCGAAGAAATGAGTAAAGAAGAAGGCGGAGAAAAGACGAGCGATACAGAAGAAACGAAGAAAGAAGGAGAATCTGGTGGTGGGGACACAAGCAAAGAAAGTGAAGAGTCCTCACAATAA